Sequence from the Clostridium butyricum genome:
TGCGTCAGCAGTTACGGATTCATATTTTTGATTTAAATTCTTTTCTAATCTATCTAAAAATGGTATAAAAGTAAGCTGGTCAGATCTTTCACTTGAAATGTCTACTCCTACAATATATTCACCTTCTACCCCTATTTGGATATTATATGCTGGTTTTAATTGACCGTTTTTCATATGATCTTCTTTCATATGCATGAAAGTTGCGTCATGATCTGTTTTTGAAAAACTGTTTCGTCCATTAAAAATGCTATTGTATTCATTATATTTATTTTGCTTTTCAATAAATTCATTAAGTTGTTCAGTATATCTTTGGAATTTACTTTTTCTTTTACCTTTTCCATAAACAAATTCAATATTATTGGCTTCAATCATAATTCTGATACTATCTAAAATATAATTAGCATCTTGAACTGATATTTTAGCATTAGTAATAATAAGACATAAATTCAAATCATGATTCATTTTTATTAAGCTTTCTTTTATTTTCTTTTGTAGTCTATCTTCAAATTTATCAATAGATTTTTTCCAAACAAAAGTATATCGATTTGCAGATGCTTCGATTTTAGTTCCATCAATAAAAATATTTTTAAATTGAATTTCATTAAGTTCTCTAAGTTTTTTCACAAGTTGATTAAATAAATTTTCTATACAACCAGCTAATCGTTCACGTCTAAATCTATCTATAGAATTGTGTCCTGGTGGTAGTTGACCTTGTAAAAGCCATTTGAAATTTATATCTCTTTTGCATGCCTTTTCAAGAGCACGACTTGAATATATTCCTTCCATATATCCATAAACTATAATTGCAAACATAGTTTTAGGTAAAAGTGCTGGATTTCTACCAATAGTAGAGTAAGTTCTATTTAATTCTGAATAATCTAATCCCTCCATAACATCATAAAGCACTCTTACTGAATCACTATCAGATATAATATTTTCTATATTTATTGGGAAACCTATTTGATGCATAGGTATAATATTATTAGTGTTCATATTAATATTATGCGCAAAAAAGAGAATTCAAATTTATGAATTCTCTTTTTTTATCGGCTAGTATCAAAATTGTTTTGATACAGCCCCTTTTTATACTTCATAACGAATATCTGATATTACAATTGATAGATATTCTATTAGATTTAATTCTGCACCAATTTGTTCTTGATTGTCACTTTTTATTATTTTTACAATTGGACGTAAAGGGAAGTTTGGTAATGTTTCTTCTACAATTCCTATATCGCCATTGCTTAAGCTTACAATGGTACCTTTTGGATATGGAATTATTACTTTGCAAAAAACATTAACTATATCATAATCAAACAATGTACCTGCATTTGACATTATATATTCAAGTGCATCACTTGGGCACATAGCTCGTTTGTATGGTCTATCAGAAGTTAATGCATCATATACATCAGCAATAGAAACAATTCGCGCAAGATAACTTATTTTATTTCCAGTAGTTCCATCTGGATAGCCAAGTCCATCAAATCGTTCATGATGCTGTAAAACTATTAATTTTATATGTGCACTTAATGAATAGAATTGAGTTAAAAAATCATATCCAAGTTTAGGATGATCTTTTATAACTTGAAATTCTTCAGGAGTTAATTTACCTGGCTTTTGAAGAATTTCGTGCGGAATAAAAGCTTTACCTATATCATGTACCAATGCACCCATGCATAGGTATATTAAGTTTTGTTTGCTTAAGCTTAAGCTTATTCCAATTATTATAGAGATAACAGCTACATTTACACAATGAGCATATGTATAATTATCCATATTTTTTATGTCAACTAAAGATAAGAGTACGTTTTTATTACTTAAAACATTTTCTAAGAGTTCTTCTGCAACCTCATTTATGCTATTAAAATAGTTTTGTTCTTTTTGAGAATATTCGCTAAGTTTACGCTTTTCGAATTTATGAACAGAAGAAATTCGTTCAATGTCAGAAAATACTTCTTTTATAACGGAAATTGATTTTTGCCTTAACTCAGGTTTTATTACATCCTCAATTTCGGCAGAGCTATATTCATCAATTATATAAAGAGAGAATATTTTTAAATCTTTAATTTTTTTTAGACGAATACTTGTAAGTTCTACTCCAGCTCTTAATAAAACTCTTCCGTCAGCAGTATATATATTTTTACCAAGTAGAGAATTCTCTCGAATACATTCTAAAGGAACTAGCCTCATAAGTACATACCTCATCATCATCATAGTAATAATTAGTATAATTATAACATAAAACATATAGAAAATTATAATCAATTATGAAAAAAATACTATAAAGTGACATAATAATTTAAAAAATAAAATCATTAGTTTTTATGATTTTATTTAGAAAAAACTCATTTGTTTACCAACAAATGAGTTTTTTTAGTAATAAATATTAAATGTCTAAAAGATTCTTTTTATAAGTCGAATATAATTTTCTAAGTGTACTCATCTTATCTTCAACTTCTAAATATAGTCTAGAAGCATCGGCGAAGTCCTCATTATTAAAAGCTTCTATCAATTTAGTGAATAAACTTTTATTTGTGTAAGTATCCTTCATTAATTCAACTCTTAAATCATGGAGATTTGTCCAATTAGAAATATCTAAGTCTAAAACTTTGTCTAATGAATGAAGTGGTTTGAACGATCTTATTTCATCCATGTAATTTTTTATGACTCTATGAGTAATTTCAGTTGTCCATCTTTCGATAAAAGCTAGTTTGAAACTATTTATGATTTCATCAGTAAATACACTGTTTCTTTTTAATGCTTTAATTTTAGATGGATTATTGTTTAATTGAGATAAATTTTCATAAACTGTTGCTGGAGCCTTTCCAAAATACTTATTTCTTTCAGCTTCGGTAAAGTCTTCGAAAATATTATCTTCAGTTCTATACGATCTTGTTTTTTCAAGGTATTCAGCTGAATCTCCTGCATTCTTTGAAAGTTCTTTAAGTAAATCATCTTCAGTTTTATTATTTTCAGCTGCATAAATTATTCCATCGAGCATTCCCATATAAGAGGCAGCCATTACAAGATAAGTGTTAGAATGTGGATTTGGAGATCTAAGTTCAAATCTTGTAGCCATAGGAGAATTTAAATCTCTTATTAATCCAGCAAGTACTGTTCTATTTCTAGAAGGATTTTCTGGAGATAATCCAAGTGATGTTACAGTACATATTGGAGCCTCAAAACCAGGTTTTAATCTTTTTAAGGAATTGTTTGTTGAAGATACAAATGGATTTATAACTTCATAGTTTTTAAGAAGTCCCATAATAGCACCATATCCTATTTGGCTTAGGAAGTGTCCTTGTGGACCATTAAATATATTTAATCTTTTTCCGTTCTTTAATTTTAAGCTTACACCTAAATGAGTATGCATACCAGAACCAGCAACATTTTCAATTGGTTTAGCCATAAAAGTAACATCTAGTCCATTTCTTCTGAATGTTTCTTGAACAAGAATTCTTACAAATAATTCATTATCAGCAGCTTGAACAGCATCAGAGAACTTCCAATCAACTTCTAACTGTTCCATTACATGATCAAATTCTCCTGAACTATTTAATTTAGCTTTTACACCACCAACTTCTTTATGACCCATTTCAGGTTCGAATCCGTATTTTTCCATTAGTATAAGTGTTTCTTCTAAAGCAGTTCTTACAGAACCTTTAGTTCTTGTCCAATAATGTTCGTGTAAAACTTGAGATGTAGATAATTCATCAACATGGGCTATATTGTTAGGAGTCTTTACCCAAAATTCTAATTCCGTTGCAGATGTTATTACTACTTCGTCAATATCATTTGCAGTTATATCAAATGATTTTAAGGTTTCAGGATGAGATTTGAAAATATTCATAAGAGTATCTTTAAAAGTAGAAACTGCTGAAGTAAGTATATGTCTTGAATCAACAGCAAGGTTATCATGATATAGGAAACAAGGGATTCTTAATGTTCCAACAGGCTTGTCAGTTTCAGTATCTATAAAATCATAGTTATAATCAACAAACCATTTGCAGTTTAAATCAGTTACCATATCAACTTTTGCATTATCTAAAGTTGCAATACCAGGTAAAACTACAGAAGAACCATCTGTTTGAACAGCAACACCCTTTAAGAATGATTCCATATCCTCTAAAAATAATTTTACAGGAATTTTTTCATCAGTATCATTACCTGATAAATCAATACCTACAAAAGAAACAAATTTTATTTCAGGATGATTGTTTAGTATTTTTTTTAAGTCCTCAGCATTATGATTTTCTTTGGCAATAATATACAGTAAATTATTCATATGTTCGTTTATTACAGACAATACTGTAATAAAACATTCACATCCTTTCCTATAATGTCGAATAAAAATTAAAAAAGTAGAATTAACATTCGTATTTATCTATAAACAAATTCTATTATAAAATCAGTAATAATGTCAATAATTATATACGAAACCTTATATTCTTATGAATTTTAGTTGTGAAAAATTATTTTCATTAGTGAAAGTAATTTGATACTTTATTTTCTTAATATAATATAAATTAATTTTATGAATGAAATTTGAAAATGAGAAAATATGAAGTTATAACTTAAGTAAAAACTATTATAGATTTATTGGTAATAAAGTAATAAAATATTTATAGATAATCTAAAAGAAGATGGAGTGAGGACACTTTGGATATTAAAAATAGTCCTATAGGATTTTTCGATTCAGGAGTAGGCGGATTGAGTGTACTGAAAGAAGCAATTTCAATAATGCCAAATGAGAATTATATATATTTTGGAGATTCAAAAAATGCTCCTTATGGAACAAAAGAACTTGATGAAGTAAAGCATCTTACATTTAATGCAGTAGATTTTTTACGTGAAAAGAATGTAAAAGCGATTGTTGTAGCTTGCAATACTGCAACTAGTGCAGCAATTGAGGAGATTAGAAATAAACATAATGATATTCCGATTATAGGTATTGAGCCTGCGTTAAAACCAGCTGTTAAATTAAAGCGAAATGGAAAAATAATAATAATGGCTACACCTATGACTTTAAGAGAGAAAAAATTTAAGCAATTAATGGTTAAATATCAGGAAGGATCAAATATAGTTCCTATGCCTTGTGCAGGACTTGTTGAATTTATAGAAAATGGAATACTTGAAGGTGATGAATTAGAAAAGTACTTAAAAAATAAATTTGATATTTATTTTGATGATATAGCAGCAATAGTTTTAGGATGTACACACTATCCGTTTATCAAGGAAACTTTAGCAAAGGTTGTTGGTAGTGAAATTCCTTTAATTGATGGGGGAGCTGGAACATCTCATGAGCTTCAGAGAAAGCTTGAAGAGAAAGGGACTATTTCTAATTCAAAAAACATAGGTAATGTTGAAATTTATAATTCTACAAATGATATGAAAGTTATAGATTTCTGTTATAATCTAATTAATGTGTAGGATTCTGATTAAATTAGAATAATTAATCATATTTATTGAAATTGATTTTTATAATGTATAGAATAAATTTTAGATTAATATATTTTAATTCTGAATGTTCAGCAGAATTTTAGACAATACTAATATTTAAGAGTGATAGTTGAAGGGAGAAATTTAAAATGAAGAATCCAATTGTTACAATAACTATGGAAAATGGAGGCGTTATTAAGGCAGAATTATATCCAGAAGTTGCGCCTAACACAGTAAATAATTTTGTTGATTTAGTTAATAGAGGTTTTTATGATGGATTAATATTCCATAGAGTTATACCAGGATTTATGATCCAAGGTGGATGTCCAGAAGGTACAGGTACAGGCGGACCAGGATATTCTATAAAAGGTGAATTTACTTCTAATGGATTTAAGAATGACTTAAAACATTCAAAAGGAGTATTATCAATGGCTAGAGCTATGCATCCAGATTCAGCAGGAAGCCAATTCTTTATAATGGTAGCAGATGCACCACACTTAGATGGTCAATATGCATCATTTGGAAAAGTAATTGAAGGCATGGATGAAGCTGATAAAATTGTTAAATCAAAAAGAGATGTATATGACAGACCTTATGAAGATCAAGTGATTAAAACTATGACTGTTGATATGCAGGGTGAAAGTTTTAAAGAACCAGAAATAATAGAAGAATAATACTTGGAAATTGTAATACATAAGTAAATATAAAAGAATTAATGTATATTAAGATGTTAAAAAACATTTTAATATACATAATTTTTAATAAGGCCAAATGAAGAGAGGTGCTTAAAATGGCTATAAATTATAAGTGTATACTAGCATATGGTTTAAGTGATGAAGAACTTGATAAGATACAAAAAAGAAGACTAAAGGTAAAAGTAGTTGATGACAAAAATGCAGGATTAAGAATTATAGATTTACTTTGTAGTAATGATATGGAGGCTCCTTGTAATAAATTGCCTGAAAATGAAAAGGCACTTATTTTTAATGGATATAACGAAAAAGAACTTAGAGAAACTATTAAATTTATACGAAGATTCATAGAAGGCGGAGTATTAGCCGTTGTTACAGAGCAATCAAGTAAATGGACTTTTGATTATTTAATAGAACATCTAATAGAAGAGAGAGAAGCATATAAAGCACAACAAGGGGGGCAAAGTTAGCATGAGTCGTGTAGGAGAAAATATAAAAAAAGCAAGAGAGAAAAGTGGATTAACTGTTAAGGCATTAGCAAAAAAACTTGGAGTTGCTGAGAAATATTTAAATGAAGTTGAAATGGGAAGAAAAGTTGCACCAGAATCATTTATAGATAAGGCTGCAAAAGTATTAAAAGCAGATTTAAATGATATAAGCATGGTTGTTACTGATAATGATCTTATGGAAGAAAAGAAGATGTTTAAAGAACTCCCTAAAAGAAAAAATGATAGCAACGAAGTTTGGACAGATGCATTCTCGTCTGTACTTAGAAATGTTCCAATATATAATTATTCATTAACAAAGAATAATGGAAATAAAGAAATGCCAGTACACTCTAATAAGATAGAAGGATATCCTCAAGATAAAGTCTTTTATATTCAGATTGAAGATGATGAAATGATAGGATTTAGAATGTTAAAGGGTGATCTTGCATTTGCTCATATAGTTAAGGAATTGAGTAATAATGGATTTTTCTTAATTGAATATAACGGTAAAAGAAAGATAAGACAAGTTAAGATTTTAGGAAATTCAAAAGTACTTTTAGTTAGCAATAGTGGTAGTCTTCTTACAGAAACAATGGAAGTAAGAGATATAAATGTAATTGCTAAGTTAGAGAGAGTAGAAATAACATTGTAATGTTATATAACATAATAATTATTTTTAAAGCCAAAAAACGATATGTTTCATATTGATTTTTGGCTTTAATTTTAATTAAATTTGAAAATTTGACATTAATAGTATATATAAGGTACAATTTCAATAAGAAACTGTTGTCAGGGGAGGGGAAAGTCATAGTTAATTTAAAAGAACTTATTCTTAAAAGATTTTCTAATGGTCCGAAGACAAAAGTAATTGCTTTAATAACTGCAGTTGCATTATTAAGCATTACTTCAGTGACAGTAGCATTAACAAGAAAGACACTTACTATAAATGTAGACGGTAAAGAGCAGACATTTGTCACGTATAAAGGGACCGTTCAAGATGTGTTAAATGAACAAGGAATAAAAGTAGAAGAAAAAGATAGCATAAAACCAGCATTAAATGAAAAAGTTCAAGAAGATAGCATAATAACACTAAAAAAAGCTGTACCTATTAAAATTGTTTGTGGTAATTCAGAGGTACAGGTTAATACATCACAAGAAACAGTAAAAGATGTTTTAGAATCAGAATCAGATTTACTAAAAGATAATGGAATAAACTTTAGTGAAGGACTGGATGAAGTATCACCAAAGCTTGATTCAAAGGTTGAAGGAGATTTAACAATACAAGTTGTTAATGTTGAAAAACAAGAGAAAAAAGAAATGGAAACGATAGCATATGAAACAGTAGTTGAAAAAGATAGTAAACTAATGGCCGGAAATACAGAGGTTAAGACTCAAGGAAATAATGGTCAAAAAGAAGTGACATATGAAGTTGTGTATAAAGATGGTGTAGAAGCTAATCGTCAAGTAACAAGCACAAAGACTATTTCAGAGCCTACTACTCAAGTTGTAGTTCAAGGAACTGGAACTATACTTACAGCTAGTAGAGGTGATGGATCAGGAAAAAAATCTATAACTTGTTCAGCAACTGCATATAGTGGTGGTGGTGTAACATCATCAGGAAAAAGAACTTCAAGAGATGCTAGTGGAATAAGTACTATAGCAGTAGATCCAACAGTAATACCAATAGGATCAAAGGTATATGTAGATGGATATGGATATGCTATTGCAGCAGATACTGGTGGAGCTATAAAAGGTAATAAAGTAGATTTGTATTTTAATTCAGAAGGTGAATGTAGTAGTTGGGGTAGAAAACAGGTACAAGTAAAGATTATTGCATATCCTGGTGAATGGTAAAAGAGATAACTTAAAGTTATCTCTTTTTTTATACATTAATATCTCTTTTTTTTAGTATAAATATATATAGATATAATTCTAGGATGTGAGATAATATGGCCAATTTAGAACATAATGCTACGTCAAAAACAGATGCATCTATAGGACTTTTAGCCAATGTACCAAGGTCAATACTAAATAGAATATATGGAAAGCTAAATATTCAAACTTATGGAGAAGAGAAAATTGAATTAACTATTCTATATAGATATACATCACAGAGTGCGAAAGATTTAGTTGAAAGCTTAGGAGGAGAGTTTTATGATTTGAATTTTAATTTTGCGTTAGTATATTTACCGATAATAAAATTGAAGGATTTGGCAACTAGTTCGGAAATACAGTATATGGAACTACCAAAAGGTCTGATTGAATCTGACTTGGAAAGCAATAGAGAAGCATGCGTTTTACAAACATATTCAAGTTATAATATTTCTGGAAAGGGTGTCATAGTAGGTTTTATAGACTCAGGAATTGATTATATGCATCCTGCATTTATGGATGAAAAAGGAAATACAAGAATTGAGTATATTTATGATTTGAGTGATGGGAACAAGACTTATGATAAAAATGAAATTGACAGAGCAATTAAATCTGAAAATCCATATAGCATAGTGCCACAACAGGATTTAACTGGACACGGTACTCATGTTGCTGGAGAAGCATGTGGAGGTGGTAAAATACCTGCAAGATATAGAGGTGTAGCACCAGAGTCATCTATAATAATGGTCAAGGGTAGTAGAGGAAAATGGGTATTAAGTTCTCAAATAATGGTTGGACTTAAATTTTTGCTAGATAAAAGCAAGGAATTAGATATGCCTATAGTTGTTAATATAAGCTTAAGTACCAATGATGGAGCACATAATGGAACGAGTTTACTTGAACAATATATAAGTGCTATAGCTAACTTAGAACGAGTTACAATTGTTATTGCAGCAGGAAATGAGGGAGATGCAGGACATCATGCTGGCGGTGAATTTCAAAAGATTCAAAGTAGATCATTTACTGTAGCAAGTGATGAATCGATGATAGTTATAAATATATACAAATCAATACTTCCTGATATAACAATTAATATAATAGGGCCAACAGGACAACAAAGTGGTTATATTAAGATATCTCAAGGATATTTTAATGGAAATATTGGTAGAGATAGATTTGATATATATGTTTCAGGACCTAAGCCATTTGGACTAGAAAGTGAAATTCAAATAATAATAACATCAATATCATCGGATTATTTAATACCAGGAACATGGAGTATAGAACTTGATGTTATAAATGACTATAAAGGATCGTATTCTATTTGGCTTCCAATATCAGAAGGGCTTAACTCGGAAACTAAATTTTTGGATTCAAATCAGTTTAATACTTTAGGAATACCGGCTACTGTTAGGAATATAATTGCAGTTGGAAGTTATAATGGAAGAACAAATACATTATCTTCGTATAGTGGAAGAGGAGAACAAGTATCATGTACTCAACTTATTAGACCAGATATTGTAGCACCTGGAGAGAATGTTATAGGTCCATTACCTGGTGGTGGGTATGATACTAAGACAGGAACTTCTATGGCAACTCCAATAGTTGCTGGAATTTGTGCACTTTTTAATGAATGGGGCATAATAAAAGGAAATGATCCTTATTTATTTGGCCAGAGATTAAAATATTATCTGGTAAAAGGAGCACAGAGGAGTAGGTCGGATATAAGTTATCCTAATCCATCATGGGGATATGGAACAATTTGTGCAAATGAGAGTTTTTTTATTCTTGAAAATGATTTAAATATACTAATGTCTAGAAATTTAAATAGGGATAATGAACTTGGTATAGAAAGTAGTAGTAATAATTACATGGAAACAAATGATGTTGCTAAAAATGTTTCAGCGGCAATAAATGTATTAAATAACGCTGTGAAAAATGAAAATATTGATCCGGATGAGATTATTGGATTAATTGTACAATATTATACAGAAGAAGACTTGGTTGAAATAAATAAGTTGCCTAATACATCAGCAATATCTATATCAGAGTCATATGCAGTTGTTAGAATTCCTATTAAAGAAGCTTCTAAGCTTATTCCTTATGTTAAAGAAATTCCAAACATATATAATGTAAATCTTTATACATTATCATCATTATCTCCAGTTGAAGCAAGTGGTGTATCATTATTTAGCAATAATCCATATTTATTATTAGATGGTACAGATGTAATAGTAGGAATACTAGATAGTGGTATTGATTATTTAAATAAAGAATTTATGAGAGAAGATGATACCACAAGAATATTAAGAATATGGGATCAAACTATAGAAGGAGATAAACCTGTTGAAAATTTAAAATTAGGAACAGAATATACGGAGAGTCAAATTAATGAAGCAATAAAAATATCCAAGGAAGGTGGAGATCCATACAGCATAGTACCTTCAAAAGATGAAATAGGACATGGGACAATGAGTGCAGGAGTTATTGGCGGAAGAGGAATTAATCCAGATTTACTTGGAGCTGCACCCAACTGTAATTTTGTTGTTGTGAAAATTAAGCCAGTAGGAGATTTTGTATTGAAATATGGAGGGGTTTCAACAGATAAGATAGCATATGGGAATATTGAGTTAATACTAGCAATAAGGTACCTAAGAATAATATCATCTAAGTTAAAAAAACCAATGGTGATTTATTTTCCTTTTGGAACTAATACTGGTGCTCATGATGGAACTGATGATATGGAAGGTGTTTTAGAAGTTCAAGGTAGAAGAAATGGTATAGTTGCAGTTGTTGGAACTGGAAATCAAGGTGATACTCAAACTCATATCGAAGGAAAATTTGAGCAAGATGAAAAAATGAAAACAATAAGAATAAAAATAGGAAAAAATCAAAAAGATTTAAATTTTCAAATTTATTGTCAGAAGCCAGATAAAGTAGAAGTTGGAATAGTATCACCATCAGGAGAAATTTTAGATAAACTGGATATAAAATTTAGAAAAATAGAAGATTATAAATTTATATATGAAGGCACAAGTGTAACAATAGTCTATTTATATCCAGATGAGTATAACGCAGATGAAACAATTATAATTAAATTTAAGGACATAAGAGAGGGAATATGGCAAATAAGGTTGTATGGCGAGAAAATAGTTGATGGGAGATATTGGGCTTGGCTTCCTCAACGGGAACTTTTAGATAGTGATACGCGTTTTTTTGATCCAACGGAAAGAACTACTTTAACTGTGCCTGCAACAGGAAGAGGAGTTTTAGCTACAGCTTATTATAATCAGGATTTAAATTCAACTGTATCTAAATCTGGAAGAGGATATACGAGAGATGGTAGGATAAAACCTGATATAGCAGCAGGTGGAGTAAATGCAATTGTTCCAAAACCTGGAGGAGGAACAACAGTAGCAACAGGGTCATCTGTAGCTACATCTGTACTTGCAGGATGCTGTGCATTAATTCTTCAATGGGCAATTATTAATGGCAATGATCCAGAGGTCAGAGCAAGAAAACTCATAAGTTATGTTGTTAGAGGAGCTAAGATGAGACAAGGTGATATATATCCCAATATTGACTGGGGATATGGAATGCTAGATATGAAAAATATTTTCGACAGTTTTAGAAGTCAAAAACAATTAAAAGAAATAAGAGACAGTATAGATAAAGATGGAAATCCTAAATATATTGAATTTTCAATAATTAGAAAAAGGGTAATTAATAAATTATACGATGAATTTACAAAAAACAATTTATTTTTCAGGATTCCTAGATAGTATTGCTGTAACCAATTAAAGATTATATTCATATAATATTTGAGGAAAAATTTTTAGGAGAATTGTATGGCTGATATTGGTAAATTAAAGGTTCAATGTTTTATAGGAAATGATTACGTTCCTGTTGATAGATGTAAAATTAAAATTAAGGGCAAAGGAGATTTTGCTACAACAA
This genomic interval carries:
- a CDS encoding S8 family peptidase: MANLEHNATSKTDASIGLLANVPRSILNRIYGKLNIQTYGEEKIELTILYRYTSQSAKDLVESLGGEFYDLNFNFALVYLPIIKLKDLATSSEIQYMELPKGLIESDLESNREACVLQTYSSYNISGKGVIVGFIDSGIDYMHPAFMDEKGNTRIEYIYDLSDGNKTYDKNEIDRAIKSENPYSIVPQQDLTGHGTHVAGEACGGGKIPARYRGVAPESSIIMVKGSRGKWVLSSQIMVGLKFLLDKSKELDMPIVVNISLSTNDGAHNGTSLLEQYISAIANLERVTIVIAAGNEGDAGHHAGGEFQKIQSRSFTVASDESMIVINIYKSILPDITINIIGPTGQQSGYIKISQGYFNGNIGRDRFDIYVSGPKPFGLESEIQIIITSISSDYLIPGTWSIELDVINDYKGSYSIWLPISEGLNSETKFLDSNQFNTLGIPATVRNIIAVGSYNGRTNTLSSYSGRGEQVSCTQLIRPDIVAPGENVIGPLPGGGYDTKTGTSMATPIVAGICALFNEWGIIKGNDPYLFGQRLKYYLVKGAQRSRSDISYPNPSWGYGTICANESFFILENDLNILMSRNLNRDNELGIESSSNNYMETNDVAKNVSAAINVLNNAVKNENIDPDEIIGLIVQYYTEEDLVEINKLPNTSAISISESYAVVRIPIKEASKLIPYVKEIPNIYNVNLYTLSSLSPVEASGVSLFSNNPYLLLDGTDVIVGILDSGIDYLNKEFMREDDTTRILRIWDQTIEGDKPVENLKLGTEYTESQINEAIKISKEGGDPYSIVPSKDEIGHGTMSAGVIGGRGINPDLLGAAPNCNFVVVKIKPVGDFVLKYGGVSTDKIAYGNIELILAIRYLRIISSKLKKPMVIYFPFGTNTGAHDGTDDMEGVLEVQGRRNGIVAVVGTGNQGDTQTHIEGKFEQDEKMKTIRIKIGKNQKDLNFQIYCQKPDKVEVGIVSPSGEILDKLDIKFRKIEDYKFIYEGTSVTIVYLYPDEYNADETIIIKFKDIREGIWQIRLYGEKIVDGRYWAWLPQRELLDSDTRFFDPTERTTLTVPATGRGVLATAYYNQDLNSTVSKSGRGYTRDGRIKPDIAAGGVNAIVPKPGGGTTVATGSSVATSVLAGCCALILQWAIINGNDPEVRARKLISYVVRGAKMRQGDIYPNIDWGYGMLDMKNIFDSFRSQKQLKEIRDSIDKDGNPKYIEFSIIRKRVINKLYDEFTKNNLFFRIPR